The genomic stretch cttgctccttcatctgctgtgtgtttatctgtcttctcattttgcttaacttcctgtgtttggTTTCTCTACTTCACCggctgcaggttcctagttcccATTGTTTCTTGTGTTTGCcttcagtggctaaggttggtttagtggattgtgtaggtttcctggtggaggggacttgtgcctgtgctctggtggattaggctgggTCTTGAATTTTTGGTGGGCAGAACCACAACGggggtgtgttttggtgtgtctgtgaactttttatgattttaggcagcctgtctgctactgggtgggcttgtgttcctgtgttgctagttgtttggtatgggctgttcagcactgtagcttgctggttgttgagtaaAGTCTTAACTCTGAGGTGGAAATCTGTCAGAGAGCTTTTGccctttgatattacatggggctaggaagtctctggtggtccaatgtcctgaactcaaatctcccaccccagaggctcaggcctgacacccggtcAGAGCACccagacactgtcagccacacagctctgagcaaaatggagaaaaaagaaagaaagaaagaaaaataaataaaataaaatagttattgaaataaaaatattattaaaaataaaataattaagaagtagtaaaaataaaaaaaagaagaaagaaagcaagagggaaatcaaaccaataaacaaatccaccagtgataacaagcactacaaactgtactaaaaaagaaaacaaaaaacactgagagaaccgtaggacaaatgggaaaagcaaagatgtacaaacaaaatcacacaaaggagcatacacatacacactcacaaaaaaagaaaaaggaaaaaaatatatatatataaagagagagcaaccaaatcaataaacaaatccaccaatgataataagctctaaatactaaactaagataaacataaaacaagaaagaaattaaattgtgCAAGCAAACCCCAATTCTAtagttgctctcaaagtctaccaCCTCAGTTTTGtaatgattcattgtctattcaggttttcctcagattcagggtacatcaagttgattgtggagatttaatctactCCTCCTCAGGCTGAAAGTTGAAATTTcccttttgcttctttgtttgcacatcttctggggttcagctttggatttggccctgcctctgcatgtcaGTCACCTGCGGGCATCTGTTCTctacccagacaggatggggttcaAGTAGCAGCTGAtgagggggctctggctcactcaggcctttGGGAGGGACgggtacagtagttataattggaatgtggggtgagcatGTGGTAGCAGAGACCAGCACGACTTTGCAGCAGACtaaggcatgccatgtgttctcccgggaaagttgtctctggatcatgggaccctggctatgacaggctgcacaggctcctggtggggaggtgtgtgtgtgtagatagtgacctgtgcttgcacacaggcttcttggtggctgcagcagcaaccttagtgtTTCAtccccgtctctggtgtccgtgctgataacCGTGGGTTGCGcctatctctggagctcatttaggtcgTGCTTTGAACCCTGTCTCCACACGCAGCCCAAAATatgttctcttgcctcttaggcagttccagagtttttcccggacttcctcctggctagctgtggtgcactagcctccttcaggctgtgttcatgcagccaacctcagtcttctccctgggacatgacctctgaagcccgagcgtCAGCTCCCATCTACCCACCACCCtgtcaggtgagcagacaagcttctcaggctCGTGAGTGCTTGTCAACACTGATTctttgtgcaggaatctctctgctttgccctctgcacccctgttgctgccctctcctccatggctccaaagcttccccccagcccatcccccatctctgccagtgaaggggcttcttagtgtgtggacactttttttccttcacagctccctcccagaggtgcagttcctgtccctattcttttgatctccattttctccttttttcttttgccctacgcatgtatgtggggagtttcttgccttttgggaagtctgaggtcttctgccaacattcagtaggtgttctgtaagagttgttccacatgtagatgtatttctgatgtatctgtggggaggaagatgatcttcacatcttacttctctgccatctgAAGGTCCTTTCTCTGCAGATGTATTCGTGAAGAGTGACAAATTCCGTGTCCtcatcttctgccatcttgactcctccccttctgatttttacattttaattggtTGTGTTTAGGGTTGAGTAGGCACTGTTTTAGACTCTATATTGCTTTCAATAGCTATGCTAAGTCtgttgtattttccttttaattctataATTGTGAAGCAGTCTAAATGTTTTTACAAGTGATGACAATTATAAGAGAGTATTAAAATCCCATTTATGCTTTTGTTCTGCAATCAAATGCATAAGTTATATTTCCTAATATACCAAACATTTGGGTCCTTTAACTCTCCTTTCCATGGGTAAAATAAGCTGTGTTGTAGTGACTTTTGGCTGAAAGCAAAATGTCCTGATCCAAAAGAAAGCCAAGGAAAAGAATGACGCCATACTAGGAATGAACGTATAACCTGGATAAGGGAAGATATGAGAGATGACAGAATTCCTATCTTTAGATATTTGAAGAGTGTCATGTGTAACAGGgagtagactttattttatttggctcTAGTAGGCTGAACTAGGTTGAAATATCAGGGATGTGGATTTTTGTCTCCCTAGAAGGGAGGACTTCTAACAATTATGATTGTTAAGAATATAACCATCCACATTAATAactttttcactgaacttgcCCTGAAAGCTAGAGCTGAAGTAGAGGCAGCCCCTTTTGCTGCATCTACCACCAGATACCCTCTAGTCTGTCACATATTCTGGTAGTTGCTTTCAAAAGTTGCAAGGATAGtctaaataaatatgaatgtcTGAAGCTACTGTAATTCTGTTAATAAATACAGATCTTTAAAGTTACTGAAGCTTCTGAAAGTTCCATGCTATATAAGCAAAACTAATTGTGCCCTCAGCCAAATTCTGAAGGAGACAAAGTTTATCTGAGTTGTAATATCTTTTCCAAGCCCCTATCTTTCAAGGCCTAGTGATCTGCCAGCCCTTCCCCAGACCTTTATCCCATGTTTCAttcctaaatgttcatcgactaACCTCAGCAGTCATGTAATCCCTGATAAGGTTGTCTTTCAAAATAGATTGAGTTTTATCTCTCTCAGCATTGAGGATAGGAAAAGCTGGATCTCAAACTTTGAAAATACAGATAGAGATAATTGTAAAACTGAATGTAAAACAAGAATTTTGAAATGTATGTTTGGCGGCTATTTGCCAGGAAGACTTACTTTTTGGTTACCTCTGCAAGTTTGATTACTTCCTCTGACTACTAAGGGAACAACCTGACTGAAGTTATTGTCAAAACACTGATCTTTTTGGTTCTGAAAATATCTTCAACAGTACTGTTATCCAGTTGTAGATTGGCAAGATATTTTCACCTTACATAGAAAAGACCTTTTGAGTTTATGAAAGTTCACACTTGAATACCTCTTTTGTAGAATACAAATACATTTGTATACCCAAACATGGACTGATATGCCCTGGAccccatttttctctattttctgcaGAAATTATCATTCTGATGCTTTCCCTAAGGAAGGAATACAAATTCTCAAGATGGGAAATAACAGCACAAACAGTACAAGAGCAAAGTGCACTGATCTTCAAATGTCATTTCAGTACTCTCTCTATGCAACCACCTATATCCTCATATTTGTCCCTGGTCTACTGGTTAACAGTGCAGCCTTGTGGGTTTTGTGCTGCTtcatcagcaagaaaaataaagccatcatTTTCATGATCAACCTCTCTGTGGCTGACCTTGCTCATGTGCTGTTCTTACCCCTCCGGATATACTATTACATCAGCCACCACTGGCCTTTCCAGAGGTCCCTTTGCCTGCTGTGCTTCTACCTAAAATATCTCAACATGTATGCCAGCATTTGTTTCCTGACACGCATCAGCCTTCAGAGGTGCTTCTTTCTCCTCAAGCCTTTCAGAGCCAGAGACTGGAAGCGTAGGTATGATGTGGGCATCAGTGCTGCCATCTGGGTCATCATGGGGACTGCCTGTTTGCCACTTCCAATTCTGAGAAATGCTGGATTAGCCTACAATACTGAATCCTgcttttccaatttggggcttCAACATACTAGCATGGTGTCTACTATTGGCATGGTAACTGTAGCTGAACTTGGAGGGTTTGTCTTACCTGTTGTAATTATTACTTATTGCACATGGAGAACAAGAAAGATTTTACAGGAATTCCAAGTTCCCCCTCAGaataccaaagagaaaaaaaaggcttTGTGGATGGTCCTGTTGTGTGCAGTGGTATTCATTGTTTGTTTCACACCCTACCACCTCAACTTCCCTTTCTTTATGACGGTGAAGCAACGAATCTTTTCAAACTGGTCCTTTATTAAGAGCACGCTATTTTTCCACATAATTTCCCTGTGTCTTGCAAATTTAAATTGCTGTTTTGATCCAGTTGTATATTATTTTGTGACCTCAGAACTTCGTGATGGATTTTCAGAACATGGTAGTTTGGTTCTTCAGTCATGTGTGAAATGCAAGGATGGTGCTTTGGAAATTCAACATAGGAAGGAGGATCTTCAAACTCTCTCTCGAATTTATGGATGATTCCAAAACAATGTAATCAAATAATTACCGAAAATAATCTATATGCTCTATCAGTTTATCTATGTCACCTTGAAgatctttcttaaaaataatggtACCCTTAAGTGCCTTAATGAAACATGGCTCCCTTCCCTTAATCCTCAATatgatttttctggaaaaaaaaaaattaaagcctaTATTTTCTGTCCAAATGGAAATATTGTTCTATGGAGTATatgagaaaataactttatttacacAAAAGGATGAACAACAGAATGAATTGCACCCCTGTTCCTCAGCAATAGGTCCAAAATTTTCACCTTCCCCTGCtagaaacaaaatgcaaattgaaaatGCATGAACATAGATGAATtgtttacacatttaaaaatgtacaggaGAACAGTACTATCCTTGCTTTATCAAGAAGTTATACACAGGtggagtggccaagatggcagagtaggaagaccctgatcTCAACTCCTtccacaggcacaccaaaattacaaatacttacagagcaactattgatgagaacaacctgaacactagcagaaaagatattttacaactaaagatgtaaagaaagaaccacaacaagatgggtaggagaaatggagacacagtAGAGTCAAGAGCCATACCCCTGGATAggtgacccacaaacaggagaaTAATTACAATGGCAGAGGTTCTCCACAAGGAAGGAAGTGTCTGAGCCCCACATTGAGCTCCCCAGCCCAGAGATCCTGTACTAGAAAGACAAGACTCTAGACTGTTTGGCTTTCAAGGCCAGTCGGGCTTAGTTTcaggagagctggagggctgtgggaaatagagactgtACTCTTAAAGggtacacacaaaatctcacaagctctgagacccagggcagaagcaacaatttgaaataaatttgggttagacccacttgctgatcttggagagcctcccagagaggagGCAATTGGGACTCACCCTAGGGACATTGACACTGACAGCAGCTATTTTTGGAAACTCATCCTACCATGAGGGCACTGATGCTGGCAACACCATTTTGGGATCTTCCCTCTAACAGGCTGGCTGATTTAGGACCCCCTGAGCTTCCAAGGACTTGGCCTTATTCACCACAGCGCACAAGATCCAGCCCAACACACAACAGGCCAACACCAGGTCTGTGAAATCAAGACCCCAGAGCCAGAGTAaccaggacccagctccacccaccagtgggccagcactaaCCCTGGGGTCCAGCCTTACCTCCCAGGGATGGGAATTAGCCCTGGGATATTTGGGTCCCAGCCCTTCCCACATGTGGGTGGACATCAACTCTGGGACCCCCTGCACACTGCAGGCAGATATGCCAGGATTCATTTGTGCCCATTGGGCCAGAACTAGCCCAAGGACCCTCTTggtcccagctccacccaccattGAGTTGACACTATCTCTGGGACTCCAGACCATAGTCAGAGACCCCAGGTCCTAACTCTGCACACAAGGAGCTGGTAGTATCCCTGGGACCAAGTCTTACCCACTAGTGGGAAGGCACCAGCGTCAGGATGCCCAAGGCACCATATCCTCCCATGAGGATGTTGAAACCAGCTCCAGGACACTGAGCCCCTCAGCCACATGCCCTTGGCCATGGCCCAGCTCAACAGCAGGTGGATACTAGCTCCAGGATCCTAACCCTGCAGCCAGCCACCTTGTGACATAGCCCAACTCACCAGTAGGCTGGCACCAGGATGAGGATTTCCCTTGTCATGCACCTAGTCATGGCAAGATTATGCCTTACCCACCAGAAGCCAGTAGTCTCCACACAAGGCAGGGGCTGGCAACCAACTAGAACTGGAACAGGAGACAGCTACACCTACCAGTATCTGTAGTAGTCAGCTTATCACAGCAGAAAGACCCAGATAGCCCCTATAGGGGGCACCCTGAGAGCATATAGCTCTCGTGACAAGAAGGGAGTGTGCTGCTGTGCCCCATAGCatgtctcctacataaggccacttctctaaGATAGGGAAATATAAGCAGTataccaaatacatagaaataaaaacagcaaattaagcaaaatgaagtGACAGAgcaatatgttccaaatgaagcaacaagataaaaccccagaagaagaactaatttaattggagataagcaatctacccaataaagcaTTCATGGTggtgatcataaagatgctcaaagaactcaggaCAAAAAGTgggtgaacacagtgagaatagtaaagaaaaacagttagaaaatatgaagaagaaccaaacagagatgaagaatataataaatgaactaaaaattAAACTCGAatgaatcaacagtagattagatgatacataGGAACAGATCAGCAaagtggaagacagagtagtggaaattgTTTTagctaaacagaaaaaagaacacagaattttaaaaattgggaacagtttaagagacctctgagacaacaccAAGCATAACAACATTCTCACTATAAGGGTCCttgaatgagaagagaaagagaaagtggcaaagaacatatttgaagacataatagctgaaaacttagCTAAcctgggaaatgaaaaaaaaaaaaaacatccaggtccaggaagcacagagactttgCAAGCAGTATCAAACCAAAAATGACTACACaaagacacactgtaattaaaataaaaaaaaagaaaaagaaaaagaaaaaagagaatattaaaagcagcaaggggaaagtaGCAAGTTACATACAATGAAACCCCCATAATACTATCATTGACTTTtaggcagaaactctgcaggtagAGGCGTGGGCCATGATATGTTTAAAGGGATGAAGTGGAAAAAACTATCATGAAGAATACTCAACCTGACAAGGCTaacattcagatttgaaggagataTTAAAAGTTCTACAggcaagcaaaaacaaaaagagttcaGGAGCACAAAACCAGATTTAAAAGAACTGTTAAAGGgatttctctaagcagaaaaagaaaggcctcagctagaaatatgaaaattacaaaatgaaaaatctcattggtaaaggcaaatatgcAGTAATGGTAGTAAATCAATGACATATAAAGCTagaaggaaggttaaaagacaaaagttgtAAAATCAGCTGTATACATGATAAGTACTTAaggggatacacaaaacaaaaagatgtaagtTATGATGTCAAAAACAATAAATGGGGGAGAAGTAAAAATGCATGGTTGGAAAAATGCATTCAAAGTTAAGAAATCAGCAActtatataacatacatatatatagatttctatatataaaacccacgataaccacaaaacaaaaatccataaTAGATACAGAACACCAAAGACAGAAATGAATCCAAACATACCACTGAAGATAtttatcaaatcacaagggaagagaccaaaagaagaagaaaggaacaaaaagaactatatctatcaatatttatttatttgtttttatttttggttgtgttgggtgtTCATcactgtgtgtgggttttctctagttgcagcaagcggggtctactcttcattgcagtgcatgggctactcattgtggtggcttctcttgttggggagcatgggatctaggcatgcaggcttcagtagttgtggcacacaggctctagagcacaggctcagcagttgtggcacacaggcccagttgctctgctgcacttgggatcttcctgtaccagggctctaacccatgtcccctgcattggtaggtgggttcttaacctctgcacaaccagggaagcccaataattactttagatataaatggaatatatgctccaatcaaaagacatagagtggctgaatggatacaaaaacaaggctcATATATATGTTGCCTGCAAGAGATCCCCTTATCTCAAGACACATGTGGACTGAAAATGGAAAGATGgcaaaagatatgccatgcaaatggaaatgaaaagaaagcaggggtagcactACTTCCATCaaacaaaatagaccttaaaataaagactgtagtaagagacaaaaaaagacattacataatgataaagggatgtat from Phocoena phocoena chromosome X, mPhoPho1.1, whole genome shotgun sequence encodes the following:
- the LOC136142888 gene encoding putative P2Y purinoceptor 10; this encodes MGNNSTNSTRAKCTDLQMSFQYSLYATTYILIFVPGLLVNSAALWVLCCFISKKNKAIIFMINLSVADLAHVLFLPLRIYYYISHHWPFQRSLCLLCFYLKYLNMYASICFLTRISLQRCFFLLKPFRARDWKRRYDVGISAAIWVIMGTACLPLPILRNAGLAYNTESCFSNLGLQHTSMVSTIGMVTVAELGGFVLPVVIITYCTWRTRKILQEFQVPPQNTKEKKKALWMVLLCAVVFIVCFTPYHLNFPFFMTVKQRIFSNWSFIKSTLFFHIISLCLANLNCCFDPVVYYFVTSELRDGFSEHGSLVLQSCVKCKDGALEIQHRKEDLQTLSRIYG